The segment GGAGGAGACTAGCGATGCCGCAAAAGGGCACCGTCAAATGGTTCAACCCGACCAAGGGCTATGGGTTCATCAAGCCGAACGGCAGCGACAAGGACGTTTTCGTCCACATCTCCGCCGTCGAGCGCGCCGGACTATCGACCCTCAATGAAAACCAGGTGGTTGAGTACGACCTCGTGGAGAACCGCGGCAAAGCATCCGCGGAGAACCTCAAGGTCTCCTGAATTCTCTCAAGCCCAGGCAAGGGAGATCATGACGTTGCCCCCGGCTCTGCCGGGGGATTTTGTTTGCGTGGTCAAAAGCTGTGCCCGAGGTCCCATCAACGCGCCACCGGCGCAATCAGGAAATTCTCCGACGCCGCGCTGCCCGCCGTCTTGCAGACATCGCCCTCGATCCGCACCTTGCCGGTCGCAAGCAGCCGCAGCGCTGCTGGATAGATGCGGTGCTCGACCTCCAGAATGCGCTCCGACAGCGTCTCCGCGGTGTCGTGATCGCTGACGGGGACCGCGCCCTGCATCACGATTGGGCCGGCATCGGTCTCTGGGATGACGAAGTGAACCGTCGCGCCAGACAGTTTCACCCCGGCACGCAAAGCCTGGCCATGCGGGTCGAGGCCGGGGAACGACGGCAGGAGCGAGGGGTGGATGTTCAGCATCCGCCCGTACCAGCTTTTGGTGAATTCGGCCGTGAACAGGCGCATGAAGCCGCCGAGGCAAATCAGCTCGATGCCGTGCTGGTCGAGGGCCGCTTGCAGCACCGCCTCGAACCCGGCGCGGTCCTTGCCGAACGGCTTACTCTCGATCACCAATGTGTTCACGCCGCTCGCCTTGGCACGTTCCAGGCCGAGCGCATCGGCCTTGTTCGAGATCACGAGCGAAATCTCCGCCGGGAAGTCCGGCGCGGCCGCAGCCTTGATCAGTGCAGCCATGTTGGAGCCGCGACCGGAAATCAGGATGGCGACACGGCGCTTCATCACAGCGCCAGGTCGAGGTGGCCGTTATAGACCACGCGATGCTCGCCCTCGGCCGCGATCACGGTGCCGAGCTGCGCCACGGTCTCGCCGTCCTCAGTGAAGACCCGCACAACGTCATCGACCTTGTCCGGCTCGATGATCGCAATCATGCCGATGCCGCAGTTGAAGGTGCGCAGCATTTCGAGCTCGGCGATGCCGGCTTGGGCAGCCAGCCATTTGAACACCGGCAGCACCGGCAGGCGCGCCAGATCGATACCCACGCCAAGGTGCTTGGGTAGCACGCGCGGAATGTTGTCGGTGAAGCCGCCGCCGGTGATGTGGGCGAGCCCCTTCACCGCGCCGGTCTCGCGGATCGCGCGCAGGCAGGATTTGACGTAGAGCCGCGTCGGCGTCAGCAGCGCACCGCCGAGCGTCATGACCGGGGCAAACGGCGCCTGCGCCTCGAAGCCGAGGCCGGACTGCTCGACGATCTTGCGCACCAGCGAGAAGCCGTTGGAGTGCACGCCCGACGACGCAAGGCCGATCACGGCATCGCCTGCGGCGATATCCTTGCGCGGCAGCAACGTGCCGCGCTCGGCGGCACCGACGGCAAAGCCGCCGAGGTCGTAGTCGCCGTCCTTGTAGAGGCCGGGCATTTCGGCGGTCTCCCCGCCGATCAGGGCGCATCCGGATTCACGGCAGCCTTCGGCGACGCCGGCGACGATCGAGGCGGTCGCTTCGGGATCGAGCTTGCCGCAGGCGAAATAGTCCAGGAAGAACAGCGGCTCAGCACCCTGCACCACGAGGTCGTTGACGCTCATGGCGACGAGGTCGATGCCGATCCCGCCATGCAGGCCGGTCTCGATCGCGATCTTGACCTTGGTACCGACGCCGTCAGTGGCCGCGACCAGGACGGGGTCCGTGAAGCCGGCTGCCTTGAGGTCGAACAGGCCGCCAAAGCCGCCGATCTCGGCGTCGGCGCCGGGCCGCGCGGTGGCGCGCACCATCGGCTTGATCAGGTCGACCAGGCGGTTGCCCGCGTCGATATCGACGCCTGAATCGGCGTAAGTGAGGCCGTTTTTGCGGAGGGTCATGCCCGATTTCCAGTGGGTTTGCGGCTGGTTACGTCGAATTCCGGGGACGCGCAATGGCTCGCATGGCGCGCCTGCCTATACTATGTAGATATCAACCGGTTCAGCCTTCAAACGGGCCGGATTTGAGGTCAGGCCGGGTGCCGGGAAGCGCCGCGTGAGTATTCCGAACATCATCACTTTGGGCCGGATCATCCTGGTCCCGATCATTGTCTGGGCCATCGTGTCGAGCCAAATGGAGGTGGCATTTGTCGTCTTCCTGGTCGCCGGCATCAGCGACGCCGTCGACGGCTTCCTGGCCAGGCGCTTCAACATGAGGAGCGAGCTCGGCGCCCTGCTCGATCCGCTCGCCGACAAGGCGCTGCTGGTGTCGATCTACCTCGCGCTCGGCATCTGGGGCGACATCCCGCGCTGGATCGTGATCCTGGTGGTCTCGCGCGACATCATGATCGTCACTGCTGTGATCGTGTCCTGGCTGTTCGACAAGCCGGTCGAGATGAAACCGTCGATGGTCTCGAAGCTCAACACCGCGGCCCAGGTCGCCTATGCGGCGCTGGTGCTGGCCTCGCTCGCCTTCGGCTTCAGGCCGGCGCCTTATGATATAATCCTGATGGGCCTGGTCACGGTCTTCACGCTCTCCTCGGTGTCGCTCTATCTCGTCGAGTGGCTGCGGCACATGAGCACGATCGAGGCCAAATGAGTTGGATGCGGCCCTGCAAAAGGCCAACTCCGGCTCGATGAAGTCGAATCTCTTCAAGTGAAGCCGGCGCGCCGGCACGGAGCACAGCAAGCGTGGCAGGCCGCGGTCATCCCCGACAATTGGCGTTTTCGCTTCCGCACGCGGAGAGCCTCAGCCGGGACAATTTTCTCGAGGGCCCCGCCAACGCTGCCGGCCTCGCCTTGATCGACGGCTGGCCGGAATGGCCGAACCGGATCATGTGGCTGGCTGGCCCCGAAGGCAGCGGCAAGAGCCATCTCGCCGCGATCTGGGCCGAGGAGGCCGGCGCCCGTTCCACAATGGCTAATACACTGACCGCCGCGACCGTCCCCGGCGCGCTCGCCACCGGCGCGCTGGTGGTCGAGGATCTCAGAGCGAAGGATTTTGACGAGCGCGCGCTGTTCCACCTGATGAACCTCGCACGCGAGGACGGCGCCTACATTCTTTTCACCGGGCGCGAGGCGCCCGCCACCCTCGATGTCGAGCTGCGCGACCTGCGCTCGCGGCTGCGCGCCGTGCCGGTGGTCTCACTGCTGCCGCCCGACGACCAGCTGTTCCGCGGACTGATCGTCAAGTTCTGCGCCGACCGGCAGCTGTCCGTCGACGAGAGCGTCGTGAGCTACCTTGCCACCCGCCTGGAGCGGTCCTCGGCGGCCGCCCGCCAGGCGGTGGAACTGCTCGACGGCGAGGCCCTCCGCCTCGGCCGGCCGGTCACCCGGGCGCTCGCCGCCGAGCTGCTCCGGGA is part of the Bradyrhizobium commune genome and harbors:
- the purM gene encoding phosphoribosylformylglycinamidine cyclo-ligase, with the protein product MTLRKNGLTYADSGVDIDAGNRLVDLIKPMVRATARPGADAEIGGFGGLFDLKAAGFTDPVLVAATDGVGTKVKIAIETGLHGGIGIDLVAMSVNDLVVQGAEPLFFLDYFACGKLDPEATASIVAGVAEGCRESGCALIGGETAEMPGLYKDGDYDLGGFAVGAAERGTLLPRKDIAAGDAVIGLASSGVHSNGFSLVRKIVEQSGLGFEAQAPFAPVMTLGGALLTPTRLYVKSCLRAIRETGAVKGLAHITGGGFTDNIPRVLPKHLGVGIDLARLPVLPVFKWLAAQAGIAELEMLRTFNCGIGMIAIIEPDKVDDVVRVFTEDGETVAQLGTVIAAEGEHRVVYNGHLDLAL
- the purN gene encoding phosphoribosylglycinamide formyltransferase; the protein is MKRRVAILISGRGSNMAALIKAAAAPDFPAEISLVISNKADALGLERAKASGVNTLVIESKPFGKDRAGFEAVLQAALDQHGIELICLGGFMRLFTAEFTKSWYGRMLNIHPSLLPSFPGLDPHGQALRAGVKLSGATVHFVIPETDAGPIVMQGAVPVSDHDTAETLSERILEVEHRIYPAALRLLATGKVRIEGDVCKTAGSAASENFLIAPVAR
- a CDS encoding CDP-alcohol phosphatidyltransferase family protein, whose protein sequence is MSIPNIITLGRIILVPIIVWAIVSSQMEVAFVVFLVAGISDAVDGFLARRFNMRSELGALLDPLADKALLVSIYLALGIWGDIPRWIVILVVSRDIMIVTAVIVSWLFDKPVEMKPSMVSKLNTAAQVAYAALVLASLAFGFRPAPYDIILMGLVTVFTLSSVSLYLVEWLRHMSTIEAK
- a CDS encoding DnaA ATPase domain-containing protein; protein product: MAGRGHPRQLAFSLPHAESLSRDNFLEGPANAAGLALIDGWPEWPNRIMWLAGPEGSGKSHLAAIWAEEAGARSTMANTLTAATVPGALATGALVVEDLRAKDFDERALFHLMNLAREDGAYILFTGREAPATLDVELRDLRSRLRAVPVVSLLPPDDQLFRGLIVKFCADRQLSVDESVVSYLATRLERSSAAARQAVELLDGEALRLGRPVTRALAAELLRDA
- a CDS encoding cold-shock protein produces the protein MPQKGTVKWFNPTKGYGFIKPNGSDKDVFVHISAVERAGLSTLNENQVVEYDLVENRGKASAENLKVS